AGCCGCAGCGCCTCATCGACCCGCACGGTCACCTCCTCGCCCCTGGCCGAGCCTAGGTCGCCCGGCCTCCCACGCGGCGCAAGGGGGTCCCGTCAGCGCCGCATCCCTGATCGTCTGGGCCACCCGACCCCGTCAGGAGGCGATGATCGTGACTGAGCAGCATCCGACCGACTTCCCCGTGCAGCAGCAGCCGAGCCAGCCGGGCCTCACGGCACCGATGGATCCGGCGCCCGACCACGGCGAGACGAGCTGGATCGGCCGTGGCCGGCTCGTGGGCCGCCGCGCGCTCATCACGGGCGGCGACTCCGGCATCGGCCGCGCCGTCGCGATCGCCTACGCGCGCGAAGGTGCCGACGTCGCGATCGTGCACCTGCCCGAGGAGGCGGAGGATGCGGCGGCGACGCTCGCCCAGATCGAGGACGCGGGGCAGACGGGCGTCGCGTTCGCGCTCGACCTCCGCGACGAGCAGGCGTGCATCGACGCCGTGGCGCAGACCGTCGATGCGCTCGGCGGGCTCGACGTGCTCGTGTCGAACGCGGGCCATCAGCGCGAGCGCGGCGGCATCGAGGGCGTGACGTGGGAGGGCGCGCAGCGCGTCTTCACCACGAACCTCACGGCGATGCTCGTGCTCGCCC
The sequence above is a segment of the Agrococcus jejuensis genome. Coding sequences within it:
- a CDS encoding SDR family oxidoreductase, translating into MIVTEQHPTDFPVQQQPSQPGLTAPMDPAPDHGETSWIGRGRLVGRRALITGGDSGIGRAVAIAYAREGADVAIVHLPEEAEDAAATLAQIEDAGQTGVAFALDLRDEQACIDAVAQTVDALGGLDVLVSNAGHQRERGGIEGVTWEGAQRVFTTNLTAMLVLAREAVPHLPSGGSIIVTSSVQSADPSAGLIDYAMTKSAQRAFVEALAEELGPRGIRVNAVAPGPIWTPLIPATGFPDEKMAEFGHDTPFGRAGQPSELAGAYVYLASEEATYTSAAVIGVTGGRPVP